The Clostridioides difficile genome has a segment encoding these proteins:
- a CDS encoding PilN domain-containing protein, producing MNKVYVSYYGDSISIVEGRYKHDKDKFYIKSFNAFSIEDIAQDFSKEKYALLRYALENVKLKSKHIVFCLNTRDVILKPQKLPKMDKKDLDGFMKLEMDEMMALESDEYVFSYEVSSEISERTEGEEASLNLIIGAIKKEEINAIVDIIHEFDLVLDRIDTLSTAYLRILKNLDYNDIMVTNISDNSTIINIYKKDTLFISDNIPIRITAKDMEMQLLNVVEESKGLMNYYSSRNFGKVTDTILILGKRYSNKLIYEAFSSAFSNYISQGLTEIMDIADMVSGDIEEDDINSIVELLGCMIEPKGKKDFENINFLPMDILRKQMKAKQIKSVLKIAPIVILVISIPYLCLIFSNRLANKELENVNDEIRNIESAYYQIGNIEKMIQSKTEEIKVYDMLIGKKVKWENLLDDIDKNTPSRVELTSLSTTYQSVGKANKTESSDNSKTNTNKSNNDETKTNTKSNSNESKNSNDINEDKTVNVAEALNGNEESDSNTEADDKTPLYDKIPNVLNIEGNAKDSSYVGQFLYKLKGLYYFEDVKLHSIKSNEEGSNYTFNMTLYLKEGVLTNE from the coding sequence ATGAATAAGGTTTATGTATCATATTATGGTGATTCTATATCCATAGTTGAAGGCAGATACAAACATGATAAAGATAAGTTTTACATAAAAAGCTTTAATGCATTTTCAATAGAGGATATTGCTCAAGATTTTTCTAAAGAAAAGTATGCTCTATTGAGATATGCATTAGAGAATGTAAAGTTAAAATCAAAACATATAGTGTTTTGTTTGAATACGAGAGATGTAATTCTAAAACCTCAAAAGTTGCCTAAGATGGATAAAAAAGATTTAGATGGATTTATGAAGCTAGAAATGGACGAAATGATGGCTTTGGAATCAGATGAATATGTATTTTCATATGAAGTATCTAGTGAGATATCTGAGAGGACAGAAGGAGAAGAGGCTAGTTTAAACCTGATTATTGGAGCTATAAAAAAAGAAGAGATAAATGCGATTGTAGATATAATACATGAATTTGATTTGGTATTAGATAGAATAGACACATTATCAACAGCTTATTTAAGAATTCTCAAGAACCTAGATTACAATGATATAATGGTGACAAACATAAGCGATAATAGCACAATTATAAACATATATAAAAAAGATACTTTATTTATTAGTGATAATATACCAATAAGAATAACTGCTAAAGATATGGAAATGCAATTATTAAATGTGGTTGAAGAGTCAAAAGGACTTATGAATTACTATTCGTCAAGAAACTTTGGTAAGGTAACAGATACTATATTAATATTGGGGAAAAGGTACTCTAATAAATTAATTTATGAAGCTTTTAGTTCTGCATTTTCAAACTATATTTCTCAAGGTCTTACCGAGATAATGGATATAGCTGATATGGTATCTGGTGATATAGAGGAAGATGATATAAATTCAATTGTAGAACTTTTAGGTTGTATGATAGAACCTAAGGGGAAAAAAGATTTTGAAAATATAAATTTTCTACCAATGGATATACTTAGAAAACAAATGAAGGCTAAACAAATAAAAAGTGTACTGAAGATAGCTCCTATAGTTATTTTAGTGATTTCTATCCCATATTTATGTTTAATTTTTTCAAACAGGTTAGCTAATAAAGAGCTTGAAAATGTAAATGATGAAATTAGAAATATTGAATCTGCTTACTATCAAATTGGAAATATAGAAAAAATGATACAAAGCAAAACAGAAGAAATAAAGGTATATGATATGTTAATTGGAAAAAAGGTTAAATGGGAAAATCTATTGGATGATATAGATAAAAATACTCCAAGTAGAGTTGAACTGACAAGCCTATCAACAACATATCAAAGTGTAGGAAAAGCTAATAAAACTGAAAGTTCAGACAATAGTAAAACTAATACAAATAAATCAAATAATGATGAAACTAAAACAAATACAAAAAGTAATAGCAATGAAAGCAAAAATAGTAATGACATAAATGAAGATAAAACTGTAAATGTGGCAGAGGCATTAAATGGCAATGAGGAGTCTGATAGTAATACAGAAGCAGATGATAAGACTCCATTATATGATAAGATACCAAATGTTTTGAACATAGAGGGAAATGCTAAGGATTCTTCTTATGTAGGGCAGTTTTTGTATAAATTAAAAGGATTGTATTATTTTGAGGATGTTAAACTGCATAGTATAAAAAGCAATGAAGAGGGTTCTAACTATACATTTAATATGACATTATACCTGAAAGAAGGTGTATTAACTAATGAATAA
- the pilO gene encoding type 4a pilus biogenesis protein PilO: MNKDIFKKDIKDIFKMEVTLKGILIKVVILLAILSYGYFGLYPQYEKYVSTKNSVEQATQKLNTYKEKTALMPKYEKQLKNIENELNEKSKNLLYDMQDGLFLIGLDKKMKTYNIDLTSYDVGNIREYEHFYGVSTTISVRGDYRNVKKLMAYLEEQKNVTQILDYTMTSYIEPEQEEQETTSNKDLIKNVNINKDTKIYWVEGEDKWHLYNDCPLIKEGEILKNDKLLDRSTSYLCNTCVLRAATEKEIKKEVATPEAEGVVEATFKFIMYTKENTTMVLDTDNPSSWRPGKYNPFKASAK, from the coding sequence ATGAATAAGGACATATTTAAAAAAGATATAAAAGATATATTTAAAATGGAAGTTACTCTAAAGGGAATCCTTATAAAAGTTGTAATTTTACTTGCTATTTTATCCTATGGATATTTTGGACTTTATCCACAATATGAGAAATATGTTTCTACAAAAAATTCTGTAGAACAAGCTACACAAAAACTAAATACATATAAAGAGAAAACAGCTCTTATGCCAAAATATGAAAAGCAACTTAAAAATATTGAGAATGAGTTAAATGAAAAAAGTAAAAACCTATTATATGATATGCAAGATGGTCTGTTTCTAATTGGTCTAGATAAGAAAATGAAAACATATAATATTGACTTAACTAGCTATGATGTTGGAAACATTAGAGAATATGAACATTTTTATGGAGTATCAACAACAATAAGTGTTAGAGGAGACTATAGAAATGTTAAAAAATTGATGGCTTATTTAGAAGAGCAAAAAAATGTTACTCAGATATTAGACTATACTATGACTTCATATATAGAGCCAGAGCAGGAAGAACAAGAGACAACAAGCAATAAAGATTTAATTAAAAATGTGAACATAAATAAAGATACAAAAATATATTGGGTAGAAGGCGAAGATAAATGGCATTTATATAATGACTGTCCATTGATAAAAGAGGGAGAAATTCTTAAGAATGACAAACTTTTAGATAGGTCAACCAGTTATCTATGTAACACATGTGTACTTAGAGCTGCAACAGAAAAAGAAATAAAAAAAGAAGTAGCTACTCCAGAAGCAGAAGGTGTAGTAGAGGCTACATTTAAATTTATAATGTATACTAAAGAAAATACTACAATGGTACTTGATACAGATAATCCATCTTCATGGAGACCAGGAAAATATAATCCATTTAAAGCTAGTGCAAAATAA
- a CDS encoding type II secretion system GspH family protein, translating into MSLYKNNEKGLTLLEIIVAVFILTIVLSISYKVFNGVTSAVKKQQIITDAQVNINLINKYLNRDLENCKNVTKNNSGSGYEYNIETPENTVKYEVSIETKNNTGVYSVTRIQENTTDTEDALREEIISNQPLVQNNKEMKETPFKIEKQADKSIYTVSVYYNESAQEGQKNSDLNNKTYTFDVMSRIG; encoded by the coding sequence ATGAGCTTGTATAAAAATAATGAAAAAGGTCTTACTTTATTAGAAATAATAGTAGCTGTATTTATATTGACTATAGTTTTAAGCATTTCATATAAAGTATTTAATGGTGTAACATCAGCAGTAAAAAAACAACAAATCATTACAGATGCTCAAGTAAATATTAATTTAATTAATAAATATTTAAATAGAGACTTAGAAAACTGTAAGAATGTAACTAAGAACAATTCAGGTAGTGGTTATGAATATAATATAGAAACTCCAGAAAATACAGTCAAGTATGAAGTATCTATAGAAACCAAAAATAATACAGGGGTATACTCTGTAACAAGAATTCAAGAAAATACAACTGACACTGAAGATGCGCTTAGAGAAGAAATAATCTCTAATCAGCCATTAGTTCAAAACAATAAAGAAATGAAGGAAACACCATTTAAAATAGAAAAGCAAGCTGATAAATCTATTTATACTGTAAGTGTATACTATAATGAATCAGCTCAAGAAGGGCAGAAAAATAGCGACTTAAATAATAAGACTTATACATTTGATGTTATGTCACGAATTGGGTAA
- a CDS encoding prepilin-type N-terminal cleavage/methylation domain-containing protein, with amino-acid sequence MGKKSNEKGFSLIEVLVAMSIMGIILFAFFNIINTNEKANTKNEADISSLNYVQSEIENLREKIKSGAFDFDSLDKQEDATVEYEKLIDKSNKVVYDKVLNKDDVSLYDTPYKDITTIEDKDGNIIDKESITNKVKVIVEDKSGQIYKITATGKSMNDYSSKKEVKIVTEIFKDK; translated from the coding sequence ATGGGTAAAAAGAGTAATGAAAAAGGATTTTCTTTAATTGAAGTATTAGTAGCTATGTCGATTATGGGAATTATATTATTTGCATTTTTTAATATTATCAATACCAATGAAAAAGCTAACACTAAAAATGAAGCAGATATAAGTTCCTTAAATTATGTTCAAAGTGAAATTGAGAATTTAAGAGAGAAAATAAAAAGTGGAGCATTTGATTTTGACAGTCTAGATAAGCAAGAAGATGCAACAGTAGAATATGAAAAATTGATAGATAAGTCAAATAAAGTTGTATATGATAAAGTACTTAACAAGGATGATGTTAGCTTGTATGATACTCCATATAAAGATATTACAACAATAGAAGATAAGGATGGAAATATAATTGACAAGGAAAGCATTACAAACAAAGTAAAGGTTATTGTAGAAGATAAAAGTGGTCAAATATATAAAATAACTGCAACAGGGAAAAGCATGAATGACTATTCAAGTAAAAAAGAAGTTAAAATTGTAACTGAAATATTTAAAGATAAATAA